A single region of the Plasmodium malariae genome assembly, chromosome: 7 genome encodes:
- the PKAc gene encoding cAMP-dependent protein kinase catalytic subunit, putative codes for MIQFLKNLQLNKKKDSGDRAIAKRKNKMKYEDFNFIRTLGTGSFGRVILATYKNEDFPPVAIKRFEKSKIIRQKQVDHVFSERKILNYINHPFCVNLYGSFKDESYLYLVLEFVIGGEFFTFLRRNKRFPNDVGCFYAAQIVLIFEYLQSLNIVYRDLKPENLLLDKDGFIKMTDFGFAKVVDTRTYTLCGTPEYIAPEILLNIGHGKAADWWTLGIFIYEILVGCPPFYANEPLLIYQKILEGIIYFPKFLDNSCKHLMKKLLSHDLTKRYGNLKKGAQNVKEHPWFCNIDWPNLLNKKVEVPYKPKYKNVFDSSNFERVQEDLTVADKITNENDPFFDW; via the exons ATgatacaatttttaaaaaatttgcagttaaataaaaaaaaagatagcGGTGACCGAGCAATAgctaaaaggaaaaataaaatgaaatatgaaGACTTCAACTTTATTCGAACGCTTGGAACAG GTTCTTTTGGAAGAGTAATACTTGCAACATACAAAAATGAGGATTTCCCCCCTGTTGCCATTAAAAGATTTGAGAAAAGCAAAATTATAAGGCAGAAACAAGTTGATCATGTGTTTTCCGAAAGGAagatattaaattatataaatcatCCCTTCTGT GTAAATCTATATGGATCTTTTAAGGATGAGTCTTATTTATATCTTGTTCTAGAGTTTGTAATAGGTGGAGAATTTTTCACATTCctaagaagaaataaaagatttCCTAATGATGTTGGATGTTTTTATGCAGCTcaaattgttttaatatttgagTATTTGCAAAGTTTAAACATTGTTTATAG AGATCTGAAGCCAGAGAATTTACTACTTGATAAGGACggctttataaaaatgactGATTTTGGATTTGCTAAGGTCGTTGACACAAGAACATATACTTTGTGTGGTACACCTGAGTATATAGCTCCAGAAATTTTGTTAAACATAGGACACGGGAAAGCA GCTGACTGGTGGACGTTgggaatatttatatacgaGATTTTAGTTGGATGCCCCCCTTTTTACGCAAACGAacctttattaatttatcagAAAATTTTAGAGGGCATAATTTATTTCCCCAAATTTTTAGATAATAGCTGCAAACATTTAatgaagaaattattatcacatgatttaacaaaaagatatggaaatttaaaaaaaggggCTCAAAATGTGAAAGAACATCCATGGTTTTGTAATATCGATTGGcctaatttattaaataaaaaagttgaaGTTCCATATAAAcccaaatataaaaatgtctTTGATTCATCGAATTTCGAAAGAGTACAAGAAGACCTAACAGTCGCtgataaaattacaaatgaaaatgatCCATTCTTTGATTGGTGA
- the PmUG01_07046700 gene encoding conserved Plasmodium protein, unknown function has product MHGDTRKLISDSNVHNNLEQKMSKYNYKDFKTENQIFFNSLSRMNSMYSRILTNSNSFDLFDTLLKRDSSSKYSKCNSILNWKQLSKRISTNKDEHIDRKEEYVSRQENEINKGVSSLRGQDFCPFNFMIASFNNLVILKNNTFDKSFTGYGQSFSSFKNRKLIKCKTFKLDRKKKKKKKKKKFYKNETKKVYDINFKKNVYNQIGKKQKVGLIREKIKSDDEIFFLNSSLKNACNLEHISSSTFYCQVGNTVERQISGETSQLEKISLEKRRVDQNHVEQNRIEQNRIEQNRVEQNRVEQNRVEQNHVEQNRVEQNRVEQNRVEQNRVEQNRIEQIREEYMKYISLSIKRQEEKMECLAKNVDHLLDVIELLLYKRMKEIFLLKEDICSKDRYKEICPDVFYFSDNDDLLETMDRKFRFLPKIPAKENLTPYYGPSSSDIFGKHYFTYKYFYKIIKVDVKLYKLPDPYNNSFNKFYDQNYKYNYSFDLLKYNKMEKPCMNKHNIRKANKMEATKRNGNFPFFISTNALEESKKKKKKKNIGYTNIDKIPEDLIHLLNYKNIIIT; this is encoded by the exons ATGCACGGAGACACAAGAAAACTAATAAGCGATTCAAATGTGCATAATAATCTGGAGCAGAAAATGTCGAAATACAACTATAAAGATTTTAAAACAGaaaatcaaatatttttcaactCCCTCTCTAGAATGAATAGTATGTACAGTAGAATTCTAACAAACAGCAATTCCTTCGATCTATTTGATACCCTTTTGAAAAGAGACTCCTCAtctaaatattcaaaatgtaACAGCATATTAAATTGGAAACAACTGAGTAAACGTATTTCTACAAATAAGGATGAACATATCGATAGAAAGGAAGAGTACGTTTCCAGACAGGAAAATGAAATCAACAAAGGCGTTTCCTCCTTAAGAGGACAAGATTTTTGtccatttaattttatgattGCAAGCTTTAATAATCTAGTCATTCTTAAGAACAATACTTTTGACAAAAGTTTTACTGGATATGGTCAAAGTTTTAGTAgctttaaaaatagaaaattaataaaatgtaaaacgTTCAAATTAgatcgaaaaaaaaaaaaaaaaaaaaaaaaaaaaaagttttataaaaacgaaaccaaaaaagtttatgacataaattttaaaaaaaatgtatataatcaaattgggaaaaaacaaaaagtagGATTAATacgagaaaaaataaaatccgATGacgaaatttttttcttaaatagttctttaaaaaatgcatGTAACCTCGAGCATATCTCATCATCGACATTTTACTGCCAAGTGGGCAACACTGTTGAAAGGCAAATTAGCGGAGAGACAAGTCAATTGGAAAAAATCAGCTTAGAAAAAAGGCGAGTAGATCAAAACCATGTAGAACAGAACCGCATAGAACAGAACCGCATAGAACAGAACCGCGTAGAACAGAACCGCGTAGAACAGAACCGCGTAGAACAGAACCACGTAGAACAGAACCGCGTAGAACAGAACCGCGTAGAACAGAACCGCGTAGAACAGAACCGCGTAGAACAGAACCGCATAGAACAGATACGAGAAGAGTATATGAAATACATCTCCCTTTCTATTAAAAGACAAGAAGAGAAGATGGAGTGCTTAGCAAAAAACGTAGATCATCTTTTAGATGTAATTGAACTTTTACTGTATAAACGAATGAAagaaattttccttttaaagGAGGATATCTGCAGCAAAGACagatataaagaaatatgcCCAGACGTTTTTTACTTCAGTGATAATG ATGACCTACTAGAAACGATGGACCGAAAATTTAGATTTTTGCCAAAGATCCCAGCCAAAGAAAACTTAACTCCTTATTATGGTCCTTCCTCCTCTGACATCTTTGgaaaacattattttacttataaatatttttataaaataattaaagtggatgtaaaattgtataaattaCCTGATCCgtataataatagttttaataaattttatgatcaaaattacaaatataattactcttttgatttattaaaatataacaaaatggaaaaaccATGTAtgaataaacataatattagAAAGGCAAATAAAATGGAAGCGACAAAAAGAAACGgaaattttccatttttcatttctacTAATGCACTAGaagaatcaaaaaaaaaaaaaaaaaaaaaaaatatagggTATACgaatatagataaaataCCTGAAGATTTGATTCATCTTTTgaactataaaaatataattattacttaa
- the PmUG01_07046200 gene encoding transcription factor with AP2 domain(s), putative, with product MPGTIIHKSGSLLNSLVNRNLCTLSGIFLSKHPYKPKTREIIHPHMTPPEYLTPSGCFSAKTNGLQQYIPKNYYRIKWIESMRSGEYLGEDYPWNLLPNWKYWKKRKYNVTYNEIPWFISKIKGVSYYQRLNVWMVQWVENGVHRIRRFRCAFGILQAKLAAEQFRKNLEESGRVDNRKSERQLRMDYIQKREERILRKKKYSKISKGQF from the coding sequence ATGCCAGGAACAATTATTCACAAGTCAGGTAGTTTACTAAATTCGTTGGTGAACAGAAATTTATGTACACTGTcaggtatttttttatcaaagcATCCATATAAGCCCAAAACAAGAGAAATAATTCATCCCCATATGACCCCACCTGAATACCTGACTCCGTCAGGTTGTTTTAGTGCAAAAACGAATGGACTACAGCAGTACATTCCAAAGAATTATTATCGAATTAAATGGATCGAATCGATGAGAAGTGGTGAATATTTAGGGGAAGATTATCCATGGAATTTATTGCCCAATTGGAAATATTGGAAGAAAAGAAAGTATAATGTAACATATAATGAAATTCCTTGGTtcatttcaaaaataaaaggagtTTCCTACTATCAAAGATTGAATGTATGGATGGTTCAGTGGGTTGAAAATGGCGTTCATAGAATTCGAAGATTCAGGTGTGCTTTTGGAATTTTACAAGCAAAGCTAGCTGCTGAACAGTTCAGGAAAAATTTGGAAGAATCAGGTAGAGTAGACAACAGGAAATCAGAAAGACAACTAAGAATGGATTATATACAAAAGAGAGAGGAGCGAATActgagaaagaaaaaatactcCAAAATTTCCAAGGGTCAGTTTTAG
- the PmUG01_07046000 gene encoding conserved Plasmodium protein, unknown function → MHYNIIRSKINTSYVIDPYVSMLYMKRTYKYLSLLKRNNGKIIILGNKMNEIKLENYFPNIQHKETCNLNELTNLTKTFDLLICTDLPLYYSYIKNIFIPKMLIADGSTFVNNKNFLHIFDYFIPLTNQKLDRHLHYALSRKFLS, encoded by the coding sequence ATGCACTATAATATAATTcgaagtaaaataaataccaGCTATGTAATAGACCCATATGTGAGCATGTTATACATGAAGAGAACGTACAAATACCTTAGTTtactaaaaagaaataatggcaaaattatcatattaggaaataaaatgaatgaaataaaactagaaaattattttccaaATATTCAACACAAAGAAACATGCAACTTGAATGAGCTAACCAATTTGACAAAGACTTTCGACTTGCTTATTTGCACAGATCTACCTTTATATTACTCTTACATTAAAAACATCTTTATTCCAAAAATGCTTATAGCTGATGGATCCAcatttgtaaataataaaaatttcttgCATATTTTCGATTACTTTATACCACTGACAAATCAGAAGTTGGACAGGCATTTGCACTACGCCCTCTCCAGAAAGTTCTTATCCTAG
- the PmUG01_07046300 gene encoding V-type proton ATPase subunit E, putative, with product MALDDAEAQKQIQQMVNFILNEAKDKAHEIEAKALEDFNIEKLRIVQKMKEKIRLEFQKKAKQMEVKRSISRSSAINKARLKKMCAKDQVFKEIYKISSDRLGELYKDKEKYKNLIIDLIVQSLYYMQEPHVIVRCRDIDKSIVESSLNEAVQKYNDKLKKQFNITKSVKIEIDKSGNYLPPPPSNENEGNSCLGGIILTTPNRKINCDNTLDVRLKLAIEYCTPEIKRMFFETL from the exons ATGGCTTTA GACGATGCAGAAGCGCAGAAGCAAATACAGCAAATGGTAAACTTCATCCTAAATGAAGCTAAAGATAAAGCGCATGAAATCGAGGCCAAGGCACTAGAAGATTTTaacatagaaaaattaagaatagTCCAAAAGATGAAGGAGAAAATAAGACTAGAGtttcaaaaaaaagcaaaacaGATGGAAGTGAAAAGATCAATTAGTCGTTCTTCAGCTATTAATAAAGCTAgacttaaaaaaatgtgtgcAAAGGATCAAgtttttaaagaaatttataaaataagtagTGATAGATTAGGGGAATTGTACAAAGATaaagagaaatataaaaatcttATAATAGATTTGATTGTTCAgtcattatattatatgcaaGAACCACATGTTATAGTCCGTTGTAGAGATATTGATAAGTCTATTGTTGAAAGTTCTTTAAATGAAGCagttcaaaaatataatgacaaattaaaaaaacaatttaatattaccaaaagtgtaaaaatagaaattgaCAAATCAGGCAATTATTTACCTCCACCACCctcaaatgaaaatgaaggaAATTCATGCCTTGGTGGAATTATTTTAACCACACCAAATAGGAAAATAAACTGTGATAACACTTTGGACGTCCGTCTCAAGCTTGCTATAGAATACTGTACTCcagaaattaaaagaatgtTTTTCGAAACTCTATAA
- the PmUG01_07046100 gene encoding conserved Plasmodium protein, unknown function codes for MNTFNFFKRCWSNVFRKNALQIKSRKFVSTRKAVGGGGVGTMLLISPVLFEQKNKEEENSPKSEYIFMAGKSIDFLTQKIFENEFGTSILYLAFVVAYLALLVHDNKINLMVQKLKFKYSNNMFSIGHPNYKKYLHQNGNMKKD; via the coding sequence ATGAACAcatttaatttctttaagAGATGTTGGTCTAATGTATTCAGGAAAAATgcattacaaataaaaagtcGAAAGTTTGTTAGTACAAGAAAAGCTGTTGGAGGAGGGGGCGTAGGAACAATGCTTTTAATTTCACCTGTTTTatttgaacaaaaaaataaagaagaagaaaattctCCGAaaagtgaatatatatttatggcAGGAAAGAGTATCGACTTTttaacacaaaaaatatttgaaaatgaGTTTGGAACgtctatattatatttagcATTTGTTGTTGCATATTTAGCATTACTTGTTCAtgacaataaaataaatttaatggTTCAGAAATTGAAATTCAAATATTCCAATAATATGTTTTCTATTGGTCATCCTAATTATAAGAAGTATTTGCATCAAAATGGTAACATGAAAAAGGATTAA
- the PmUG01_07046500 gene encoding UBX domain, putative, with protein MDESVRLFMEVTKVTNEKEAKEIIKTCQGNLEEAISTYLSKVDFQNLDEVSTPMGFPEDSQGSVRQRRAQEEGCKDNICERSGEKIERTNFLYILNHIGRIICPFFKNICNIITTCFKLLSTYILSSDKENTFTMYYENMYGEKHVNFFKGTLSEAINKSKKEEKLLLVYLHIENNESSYFCNSVFNNEDIKLFFDENCILYAQDISTGDIKELSDIMNVFILPQISIILTCYVKEYKELSIIYGTPDISHIINCVTHCIEQMQMKKENINNLKNKNYNDRLIREEQDREYQEALRKDKLKEEEKKKKENEKFNKLELKKDIKKKRQEKINKFPLPIKENEQVTKICIRLPNGIKIQNNFSVNHTLEDVYDWAECYEFLADRNSSTSNTNRNSSSNNNNNSNSSCNNNNNSNSSCNNNNNSNSSCNNNNNSSCNTIGGNNNVSIPYKFELICGHTKSVLQKTKNKIKEYDLYPNAVLNMKSKDSSDEE; from the exons ATGGATGAAAGCGTGCGGTTATTTATGGAAGTGACTAAGGTGACAAATGAAAAGGAGGcaaaggaaataataaaaacatgtCAAGGGAATTTAGAA GAAGCAATAAGTACGTACCTTAGCAAAGTGGATTTCCAGAATTTAGATGAG GTATCCACTCCAATGGGTTTTCCAGAAGATAGCCAAGGCAGTGTAAGACAGAGGAGAGCACAGGAAGAAGGATGCAAAGATAATATTTGTGAAAGGAGTGGTGAGAAGATAGAAAGGACAAATTTCTTGTATATCCTTAATCATATAGGGAGAATAATatgtcctttttttaaaaatatttgtaatatcaTTACTACTTGTTTTAAATTGTtgagtacatatattttaagttcagataaagaaaatactTTCACGAtgtattatgaaaatatgtatGGTGAAAAacatgtaaattttttcaaaggGACTTTAAGTGAAGcaataaataaatcaaaaaaagaggaaaaattattattggtttatttacatatagaaaataatgaaagctcttatttttgtaattcagtttttaataatgaggatataaaattattttttgatgaaAATTGCATTTTATATGCACAGGATATATCAACAGGTGATATAAAAGAGTTAAGTGATATTATGAATGTTTTTATCCTTCCACAAATTagtattatattaacatgttatgtaaaagaatataaagaaTTGTCCATCATTTATGGTACACCAGATATTAGtcatattattaattgtGTTACTCATTGTATTGAACAAatgcaaatgaaaaaagaaaatataaataatttgaaaaataaaaattataatgataGACTTATTAGAGAAGAACAAGATAGGGAGTATCAAGAAGCATTGagaaaagataaattaaaagaagaggagaagaaaaaaaaagaaaacgaaaaatTCAACAAATTGGAGttgaaaaaagatataaagaaaaagagacaagaaaaaattaacaaatttcCCTTACCCATTAAGGAAAACGAACAAgttacaaaaatatgtatacgcTTGCCGAACGGCattaaaattcaaaataattttagtgTCAATCACACCCTAGAGGATGTGTACGACTGGGCAGAGTGTTATGAGTTCTTGGCGGATAGAAATAGTAGTACCAGCAATACCAACAGGAATAGCAGTAGTAACAACAACAATAACAGCAATAGCAGTTGTAACAACAACAATAACAGCAATAGCAGTTGtaacaacaacaataatagcaatagcagttgtaacaacaacaataataGCAGCTGCAATACCATTGGCGGTAATAACAATGTTAGTATTCCCTACAAATTCGAGCTCATCTGTGGTCATACCAAATCAGTGCTACAGAAaaccaaaaataaaataaaagagtatGATTTGTACCCTAACGCAGTTCTTAACATGAAGTCAAAAGACTCATCAGATGAGGAGTGA
- the PmUG01_07046800 gene encoding U2 small nuclear ribonucleoprotein B'', putative: MESFDIPPNQTLYVNNLEEKINVNDLKYLLYEFFCPYGNVLDVVLKKSNRLRGQAFVIFSNIASSTLAYKNLKGKSFLNKNININYAKTKSKKIEELEGTYKPIKNYKSANTYENKINLFTLFVQNLPNEINKNALEILFNQYPGFVEARYIPGRNVAFVDFNSYQNGDIAMNGLQSFKITPQHPMKITWSI; encoded by the coding sequence ATGGAAAGCTTTGACATTCCCCCAAACCAAAcgttatatgtaaataacttagaagaaaaaataaatgtaaacgatttgaaatatttgttatatgaatttttttgcCCATATGGGAATGTGCTGGATGtggttttaaaaaaatcgaATAGGTTAAGAGGACAAgcatttgttatttttagcAATATTGCATCGTCAACTTTGgcttataaaaatttaaaaggaaagtcttttttaaataaaaatataaacattaatTATGCAAAAACAAagtcaaaaaaaattgaagaattAGAGGGTACATATAAGCCAATTAAGAATTACAAATCAGCAAATacttatgaaaataaaataaacttatTTACCTTGTTTGTTCAGAATTTACcaaatgaaattaataaaaatgcactagaaattttatttaatcaaTATCCAGGATTTGTTGAGGCTAGATACATCCCAGGAAGAAATGTAGCTTTTGTTGATTTTAATTCATATCAGAATGGAGATATTGCGATGAATGGGTTACAAAGTTTCAAAATTACCCCACAACATCCTATGAAAATTACTTGGTCCATTTAa
- the PmUG01_07046900 gene encoding conserved protein, unknown function: MSALFNLESMITVIILCICTCTYLKPRFPSIFDNKKNGFLGTLGKFAIIGDRLSIYVSIVCVILAFVNLFLR; encoded by the coding sequence ATGTCAGCACTATTTAATTTGGAATCTATGATAACAGtcataatattatgtatatgtacatgtacttATTTAAAGCCAAGATTTCCAAGCATTTtcgataataaaaaaaacggGTTTTTAGGTACCTTAGGCAAGTTTGCAATTATCGGTGATCGCTTATCAATCTACGTATCAATAGTTTGTGTTATCTTGGCATTTGTTAACCTGTTCTTGCGATAG
- the PmUG01_07046400 gene encoding conserved Plasmodium protein, unknown function, with translation MNNICTTVVAVNILEFFPWLDDLFKLMYLNKEWRYTVLDVIRNTNFLNGKTIMRLKNKKYILLILKYMKCNNKRGKAICEHFDRIDLGSYKLCYFPNVLELIIASCNLNPLFFNCIQHIFPRLIYFKLIIRTPVCIPLLKNFCFNSKSLRYMIICFVNSTLDKEYKEKLRNSLTTFFRLWNINVQLITE, from the exons ATGAACAACATATGTACAACGGTAGTGGCTGTTAACATTTTAGAGTTCTTTCCCTGGTTAGATGACTTGTTTAAGTTAATGTACTTG AACAAAGAATGGAGGTACACCGTCCTTGATGTTATCCGAAATACAAATTTCTTAAATGGGAAAACTATCATGcgattaaaaaataaaaagtatattttgctaattttaaaatatatgaagtgCAACAATAAAAGAGGAAAAGCAATATGCGAGCATTTCGACCGTATAGACCTGGGGAGTTACAAGTTGTGCTACTTCCCTAATGTTTT AGAGCTAATCATCGCGTCCTGTAACTTGAACCCTTTGTTCTTTAACTGCATCCAACACATATTTCCAAGATTGATATACTTTAAGTTGATTATTAGAACCCCTGTATGTATACctcttttaaaaaacttttgCTTCAATTCGAAGAGTCTTAGGTATATGATTATCTGTTTTGTGAACAGTACCCTTGACAAGGAGTACAAAGAGAAATTGAGGAACAGCTTAACAACCTTTTTTCGACTTTGGAATATTAATGTTCAACTAATAACAGAGTAG